In Pseudomonas lalkuanensis, the following are encoded in one genomic region:
- a CDS encoding cation acetate symporter: protein MIARILAVLGLMAVAPALWAAGAIEGDVQRQPLNTSAIVMFVAFVGATLYITYWASKRSKSAADFYTAGGSITGFQNGLAIAGDYMSAASFLGISALVFTSGYDGLIYSIGFLVGWPVILFLIAERLRNLGKYTFADVASYRLKQKEIRTLSASGSLVVVAFYLIAQMVGAGKLIELLFGLNYHVAVVLVGILMVLYVLFGGMLATTWVQIIKAVLLLSGASFMAIMVLKHVNFDISTLFSEAIKVHPKGEAIMSPGGLVKDPISAISLGLALMFGTAGLPHILMRFFTVSDAKEARKSVFYATGFIGYFYILTFIIGFGAILLVSTNPAFKDATGALLGGNNMAAVHLANAVGGSLFLGFISAVAFATILAVVAGLTLAGASAVSHDLYASVFKKGKASEKDELRVSKITTVCLGFVAIGLGILFEKQNIAFMVGLAFSIAASCNFPVLILSMYWKKLTTRGAMIGGWLGLVTAVALMVLGPTIWVQILGHATAIYPYEYPALFSIIVAFVGIWFFSITDKSTAADEERARFYPQFVRSQTGLGASGAVAH from the coding sequence ATGATCGCGCGCATCCTTGCCGTGCTCGGCCTGATGGCCGTGGCGCCCGCACTCTGGGCCGCCGGCGCCATCGAGGGTGATGTCCAGCGCCAGCCGCTGAACACCTCGGCCATCGTCATGTTCGTCGCCTTCGTTGGCGCCACCCTGTACATCACCTACTGGGCCTCCAAGCGCAGCAAGTCGGCCGCCGACTTCTATACCGCTGGCGGCAGCATCACCGGCTTCCAGAACGGCTTGGCGATTGCCGGCGACTACATGTCCGCCGCGTCCTTCCTGGGTATTTCCGCACTGGTGTTCACCTCCGGCTACGACGGCCTGATCTACTCCATCGGCTTCCTCGTGGGTTGGCCGGTGATCCTGTTCCTGATCGCTGAACGCCTGCGCAACCTCGGCAAGTACACCTTCGCCGACGTGGCTTCCTATCGCCTGAAGCAGAAGGAGATCCGCACCCTGTCCGCCAGCGGTTCGCTGGTGGTGGTGGCCTTCTACCTGATCGCCCAGATGGTCGGTGCCGGCAAGCTGATCGAGTTGCTGTTCGGCCTGAACTACCACGTGGCCGTGGTCCTGGTCGGCATCCTGATGGTGCTCTACGTGCTGTTCGGCGGCATGCTGGCCACCACCTGGGTACAGATCATCAAGGCTGTGTTGCTGCTCTCCGGCGCTTCCTTCATGGCGATCATGGTGCTCAAGCACGTCAACTTCGACATCAGCACCCTGTTCAGCGAAGCCATCAAGGTCCACCCGAAAGGCGAGGCCATCATGAGCCCCGGCGGCCTGGTGAAAGACCCGATCTCCGCCATCTCCCTCGGCCTGGCCCTGATGTTCGGTACCGCCGGCCTGCCGCATATCCTGATGCGCTTCTTCACCGTCAGCGACGCCAAGGAAGCCCGCAAGTCGGTGTTCTACGCCACTGGTTTCATCGGTTACTTCTACATCCTGACCTTCATCATCGGTTTCGGCGCGATCCTGCTGGTCAGCACCAACCCGGCCTTCAAGGACGCCACCGGCGCCCTGCTGGGCGGCAACAACATGGCCGCCGTGCACCTGGCCAACGCCGTAGGCGGCAGCCTGTTCCTGGGCTTCATCTCCGCCGTGGCCTTCGCCACCATCCTGGCGGTGGTTGCCGGCCTGACCCTGGCTGGTGCCTCGGCCGTGTCCCACGACCTCTACGCTTCCGTGTTCAAGAAGGGCAAGGCGAGCGAGAAGGATGAACTGCGCGTATCGAAGATCACCACCGTGTGCCTGGGCTTCGTGGCCATCGGCCTCGGCATCCTCTTCGAGAAGCAGAACATCGCCTTCATGGTGGGCCTGGCATTCTCCATCGCCGCCAGCTGCAACTTCCCGGTACTGATCCTTTCCATGTACTGGAAGAAGCTGACCACCCGTGGCGCCATGATCGGCGGCTGGCTGGGCCTGGTCACCGCTGTTGCGCTGATGGTCCTGGGCCCGACCATCTGGGTACAGATCCTCGGCCACGCGACCGCGATCTACCCCTACGAGTACCCGGCGCTGTTCTCCATCATCGTTGCCTTCGTTGGTATCTGGTTCTTCTCGATCACCGACAAGTCGACTGCCGCGGACGAAGAGCGTGCACGTTTCTACCCGCAGTTCGTGCGCTCCCAGACCGGCCTGGGCGCCAGCGGTGCAGTAGCCCACTGA
- a CDS encoding DUF3309 family protein → MITILLLVILILLLIGGLPVFPHSRHWGYGPSSMVGVLLVIVVVLMLVGRI, encoded by the coding sequence ATGATCACCATTCTGCTGCTCGTCATTCTGATCCTGCTGCTGATTGGCGGCCTGCCGGTATTCCCTCACTCCCGCCACTGGGGCTATGGCCCGTCGAGCATGGTTGGGGTACTGCTGGTCATTGTGGTGGTTCTGATGCTGGTGGGGAGGATCTAG
- a CDS encoding DUF2784 domain-containing protein, giving the protein MSYRIAADAVLLLHLAFILFVVLGGVLVLKWPRLALLHLPAVAWGATVELLHLICPLTPLENHLRRVAGEEGYSGGFVEHYLGPLIYPAGLTPGIQLWLGALVLLINLVPYGLLARRLMRRR; this is encoded by the coding sequence ATGAGTTACCGGATCGCCGCCGATGCCGTACTGCTGCTGCACCTGGCCTTCATCCTCTTCGTGGTATTGGGCGGGGTGCTGGTATTGAAGTGGCCGCGCCTGGCCCTGCTGCACCTGCCGGCGGTGGCCTGGGGGGCGACGGTGGAGCTGCTTCACCTGATCTGCCCCCTCACGCCCCTGGAGAACCACCTGCGCCGGGTGGCGGGGGAGGAGGGCTACAGCGGCGGCTTCGTCGAGCATTACCTGGGACCGCTGATCTATCCGGCGGGTCTGACGCCGGGCATCCAGCTCTGGCTCGGGGCCCTCGTGCTGCTGATCAACCTGGTGCCCTACGGGCTGCTGGCGAGGAGGCTGATGCGGCGCCGCTAG
- a CDS encoding SDR family oxidoreductase — MQNRIMITGAGSGLGREIALRWAREGWKLALSDVNEAGLAETLKLVREAGGDGFTQRCDVRDYSQLTAFAQACEEKLGGIDIIVNNAGVASGGFFEELSLEDWDWQIAINLMGVVKGCKAFLPLLQKSKGRIINVASMAALMQGPAMSNYNVAKAGVVALSESLLIELKEEGVGVHVVCPSFFQTNLLDSFRGPTPAMKQQVGKLLESSPITASDIADYIFREVAAGTFMILPHEQGRMAWALKQKNPQALYDEMASMSAKMKVKHRA, encoded by the coding sequence ATGCAAAACCGCATCATGATCACCGGCGCCGGATCCGGGCTCGGTCGCGAAATCGCCCTGCGCTGGGCTCGCGAGGGCTGGAAGCTGGCCCTGTCCGACGTCAACGAAGCCGGCCTGGCGGAAACCCTGAAGCTGGTCCGCGAGGCTGGCGGCGATGGTTTCACCCAACGCTGCGACGTCCGCGACTACAGCCAGCTCACCGCCTTCGCCCAGGCGTGCGAAGAGAAGCTCGGCGGCATCGACATTATCGTCAACAACGCCGGCGTCGCCTCGGGCGGCTTTTTCGAAGAGCTGTCCCTGGAGGACTGGGACTGGCAGATCGCGATCAACCTGATGGGGGTGGTCAAGGGCTGCAAGGCCTTCCTGCCGCTGCTGCAGAAGAGCAAGGGGCGGATCATCAACGTCGCCTCCATGGCCGCGTTGATGCAGGGCCCGGCGATGAGCAACTACAACGTCGCCAAGGCGGGCGTGGTGGCCCTTTCCGAGAGCCTGCTGATCGAGCTCAAGGAAGAGGGCGTGGGTGTGCACGTGGTCTGCCCGTCCTTCTTCCAGACCAACCTGCTGGACTCCTTCCGTGGGCCGACCCCGGCCATGAAGCAACAGGTGGGCAAGCTGCTGGAGAGTTCGCCAATCACCGCGTCCGATATCGCCGATTACATCTTCCGGGAAGTGGCCGCCGGCACTTTCATGATCCTGCCCCACGAGCAGGGCCGCATGGCCTGGGCCTTGAAGCAGAAGAACCCGCAGGCGCTCTATGACGAGATGGCCAGCATGTCGGCGAAGATGAAGGTCAAGCACCGCGCTTGA
- a CDS encoding MFS transporter, with amino-acid sequence MKPLSRALLMLALVLAAINLRPGITSLAPLIERIAHELALSRSLISLTTAVPVLCMGLLAPFAPRLAVRFGLERVITFCLGLIGVALLARLGSHASAVLIGSAVAMGAGIAVAGPLLSGFIKRHFHDQVGRVVAWYSLSMTMGGAAGAVLTPPVTQLLGDQWHFGLAFWSVPAFFALLLWLRMPNRAESASDAAQGGLPWGESRAWLITAFFALQAGLFYALTTWLVARYHEAGLSLLHSNSLFSLFMLVGLPSAFVLPWLAQRFDNRYPLLLACGLISSVCLGMVCFLPTVLPEVWASLLGLGLSGSFALSLVLPLYEAHTPLAVSRWTAMMLFAGYGMASFAPILAGLGRDLAGSYQAPFMVITGLALVMCVLAWVLGLKRR; translated from the coding sequence GTGAAACCCCTTTCCCGTGCGCTGCTGATGCTGGCTCTGGTGCTTGCCGCGATCAACCTGCGGCCCGGCATCACCTCCCTCGCCCCCCTGATCGAACGCATCGCCCATGAGCTGGCACTGAGCCGCAGCCTGATCAGCCTGACCACGGCCGTGCCCGTGCTCTGCATGGGGCTCTTGGCGCCGTTCGCGCCGCGCCTGGCCGTGCGCTTCGGGCTGGAGCGGGTGATCACCTTCTGCCTGGGGCTGATCGGCGTCGCCCTGCTGGCCCGCCTGGGCAGCCACGCCAGCGCCGTGCTGATCGGCAGCGCCGTGGCCATGGGCGCGGGCATCGCGGTCGCCGGGCCGCTGCTCTCCGGTTTCATCAAGCGTCACTTCCACGACCAGGTCGGGCGGGTGGTCGCCTGGTACTCCCTGAGCATGACCATGGGCGGTGCCGCCGGCGCGGTGCTGACGCCGCCGGTGACCCAGTTGCTCGGGGACCAATGGCATTTCGGCCTGGCCTTCTGGTCCGTGCCGGCGTTCTTCGCGTTGCTGCTCTGGCTGCGCATGCCCAATCGCGCCGAGTCCGCCAGCGATGCCGCGCAGGGCGGCCTGCCCTGGGGGGAGTCGCGAGCCTGGCTGATCACCGCATTCTTCGCTCTCCAGGCCGGCTTGTTCTACGCCCTGACCACCTGGCTGGTGGCCCGTTACCACGAAGCCGGCCTCAGCCTCCTGCACAGCAACAGCCTGTTCAGCCTGTTCATGCTGGTGGGACTGCCCAGCGCCTTCGTGCTGCCCTGGCTGGCCCAGCGCTTCGACAACCGCTACCCGTTGCTGCTGGCGTGCGGCCTGATCAGCAGCGTCTGCCTGGGGATGGTCTGCTTCCTGCCGACCGTGCTGCCGGAAGTCTGGGCATCGCTGCTGGGGCTCGGGCTCAGCGGCTCCTTCGCCTTGTCCCTGGTGCTGCCGCTCTATGAAGCGCACACGCCGCTGGCGGTGAGCCGCTGGACGGCGATGATGCTGTTCGCCGGATACGGCATGGCCAGCTTCGCCCCGATCCTGGCCGGCCTCGGCCGCGACCTGGCGGGCAGTTACCAGGCGCCTTTCATGGTCATCACGGGGCTTGCGCTGGTCATGTGTGTGCTGGCCTGGGTGCTCGGGCTCAAGCGCCGTTGA
- a CDS encoding YnfA family protein, which produces MLNYLWFFLAALFEIGGCYAFWLWLRMGKSAWWIVPGLLSLTLFALLLTRVEAAYAGRAYAAYGGIYIVASLLWLGVVERARPLASDWLGAALCVLGATVILLGPRFSSS; this is translated from the coding sequence ATGCTCAATTACCTCTGGTTCTTCCTCGCCGCGCTTTTTGAAATCGGCGGCTGCTACGCCTTCTGGCTCTGGCTGCGGATGGGCAAGAGTGCCTGGTGGATCGTTCCCGGCCTGCTCAGCCTGACCCTCTTCGCCCTGCTGCTGACCCGCGTGGAAGCGGCCTATGCGGGGCGCGCCTATGCGGCCTATGGCGGCATCTACATCGTCGCCTCGCTGCTCTGGCTGGGTGTGGTGGAACGCGCCCGGCCGCTGGCCAGCGACTGGCTGGGCGCGGCCCTTTGCGTCCTGGGTGCCACCGTGATCCTGCTGGGGCCGCGCTTCTCGTCAAGCTGA
- the cls gene encoding cardiolipin synthase produces MNLPSSGTVARVLVALYSMLLLACSSLPRINPDMVHSPAAPVQLDGAHGPLSESRSQAILDRLKVSGMQTNIFDLHLAIEEALVGSPLTAGNKVDLLQDGPETYAAMFAAIESARDHINMETYILEGDEVGQRFADALIAKQRSGVQVNLIYDSVGTLATPPAFFTRLRESGIRLVEFNPVNPLTARSGWQLNQRDHRKLLIVDGRIAILGGVNISGVYSSGSFGSSRQGRPRRDLPWRDTDLRIEGPVVADLQKLFITTWDRQKGGELVPRHYFPPLERKGNDVVRAIGSSPDEPYSQIYATLISALHSAQSEIWLTSAYFVPDPQLLDALKAAVARGVDVRLVVPSSTDSWLVFHAGRAYYRELLESGVRLFERRDALLHVKAGVIDGVWSTVGSTNLDWRSFLHNQEVNVVVLGAEFGGRMRKAFLEDVDGSEELTLEAWQRRPVRARISERIGRAWEYWL; encoded by the coding sequence ATGAACCTGCCGTCATCAGGGACCGTGGCGCGTGTCCTGGTGGCGCTCTATTCGATGCTCCTCCTGGCCTGCAGCTCACTGCCCCGCATCAACCCCGACATGGTCCATTCACCGGCCGCCCCGGTGCAGCTGGATGGCGCCCATGGCCCGCTCTCCGAGTCGCGCAGCCAGGCGATCCTCGACCGGCTCAAGGTCTCCGGCATGCAGACGAACATCTTCGACCTGCACCTGGCGATCGAAGAGGCCCTGGTGGGCAGCCCGCTTACGGCCGGCAACAAGGTCGACCTGTTGCAGGACGGCCCCGAGACCTACGCGGCGATGTTCGCGGCCATCGAAAGCGCGCGGGACCACATCAACATGGAAACCTACATCCTCGAAGGGGACGAGGTGGGGCAACGCTTCGCTGACGCCCTGATTGCCAAGCAGCGCAGCGGTGTGCAGGTCAACCTGATCTACGACAGCGTCGGTACCCTCGCGACGCCGCCGGCCTTCTTCACCAGATTGCGCGAATCGGGTATCCGGCTTGTGGAATTCAACCCGGTCAATCCCTTGACCGCCAGGTCGGGCTGGCAGTTGAACCAGCGCGACCATCGCAAGCTGCTGATCGTCGATGGGCGTATCGCCATTCTCGGTGGAGTGAACATCAGCGGGGTCTATTCAAGCGGCTCCTTCGGTTCGAGCAGGCAGGGGCGGCCGCGCCGTGATCTGCCCTGGCGCGATACCGACCTGCGCATCGAAGGGCCGGTGGTGGCCGATCTGCAGAAGCTCTTCATCACGACCTGGGACCGGCAGAAAGGCGGCGAGCTGGTGCCCCGTCATTACTTCCCGCCGCTGGAGCGCAAGGGCAATGACGTGGTACGGGCCATCGGCAGCTCGCCGGACGAGCCCTACAGCCAGATCTACGCCACGCTCATCTCCGCCCTGCACAGCGCGCAGAGCGAAATCTGGCTGACCAGCGCCTACTTCGTGCCCGATCCGCAACTGCTCGACGCACTCAAGGCTGCCGTGGCCCGTGGCGTCGATGTGCGCCTGGTGGTGCCCAGCAGCACTGATTCCTGGCTGGTGTTCCATGCCGGGCGAGCCTACTACCGCGAGTTGCTGGAGTCCGGGGTGCGGCTCTTCGAGCGCCGCGACGCGCTGCTGCACGTCAAGGCCGGGGTGATTGACGGCGTCTGGTCCACCGTCGGCTCCACCAATCTCGACTGGCGCAGCTTCCTGCACAACCAGGAGGTCAATGTGGTGGTGCTGGGGGCGGAGTTCGGCGGGCGAATGCGCAAGGCCTTCCTGGAAGACGTGGACGGATCCGAAGAGCTGACCCTGGAGGCGTGGCAGCGCCGTCCCGTGCGCGCCCGCATCAGTGAACGGATCGGGCGCGCCTGGGAATACTGGCTCTAG
- a CDS encoding YheU family protein, protein MLIPFDLLEAETLTRLIEDFVTREGTDNGDDTPLETRVERVRRALQKGEAVIVYDPDSQLCQLMRKMDVPKEWLEE, encoded by the coding sequence ATGCTCATCCCCTTTGACCTGCTCGAAGCCGAAACCCTGACCCGCCTGATCGAAGACTTCGTCACCCGCGAAGGTACCGACAATGGCGACGACACCCCGCTGGAAACCCGCGTCGAACGGGTGCGCCGCGCCCTGCAGAAGGGCGAAGCGGTGATCGTCTACGACCCTGACAGCCAGCTGTGCCAGCTGATGCGCAAGATGGACGTGCCCAAGGAGTGGCTGGAAGAGTAA
- a CDS encoding hybrid sensor histidine kinase/response regulator — translation MLHLSGCVKTVALGLALLMFWLCRPAFAQEAVPLDQDQLRLSLGHWVSYLEDPKGELSLEQVRKLPDPAFQEVGSEQPNMGKNRSVWWFKVRLDNRRPRALDGYLEANYPLLDNIRLYYLTPDGRVQAQETGDHFAFSQRPVKVRNFWFPLRVEPGPSTVILRVQSTSTLFVPLVFSTFDASAAAQENLMGFNGAFYGVLFAMFFYNLFLYLSLRERAYLWYLAYNLNVGLLAACFDGMLFKLLPDHVGLQSVAIYIFMYLHCLAALQFSRHFLHTSLHFPRLDRVLRGLMLASLVALISAPVIGLQNWNILASLTVSGISAFLLLTGLYVWRKGLRYGSYYTLAWGVLLFAFIQTTTGSLGIEVLGLFGATVVKIGVTIELITLSIGLADRINTLKEEGFRSRQAAEQARFENQAKSRFLATMSHEIRTPLNGVLGMLQLLKETPLDRSQRFYVDTISSSGTALMAVINDILDFARIESGKLELEHIEFDLEDLVSETLGLFTAQAMGKRLGLHLSLDAGVPRRVQGDPTRLKQVLMNLLGNALKFTAEGHVSLNLSLRRNSEGKPHLVFSVSDSGIGIRPEALTQLFDSFSQGDSSTTRRYGGSGLGLAISKELVEMMGGRIEVQSTLNQGTRFSFDIPLQPGEFQTDDLNQLLGGRTALIACQDALGLDALGRLLGRWGMRCERCQDPERLLDQLEDFAVPPLLVIQAPWPGDPERWVDKLRPHLEHGQRVMLICPPESCQNLPAGAGLRLRATAQPLTLALLRDTLQELYRERRLEERTQQQEERRRVSATPCILVAEDNPVNQMVVQGFLKKRGYLVRTVANGLAAVDEYQRDPEGIQLILMDCEMPEMDGFEATRQIRRLERNRNWPPVPIVALTAHILEEHRQAGAAAGMDDFLGKPLDSALLFSTLERFIQRQSVDG, via the coding sequence ATGCTTCACCTTTCAGGCTGTGTGAAAACTGTCGCACTCGGTCTGGCCCTTCTCATGTTCTGGCTCTGCCGGCCCGCCTTCGCCCAGGAAGCGGTGCCGCTCGACCAGGACCAGCTGCGCCTTTCGCTCGGTCACTGGGTCAGTTACCTCGAGGACCCCAAGGGCGAACTCAGCCTGGAGCAGGTCCGCAAGCTCCCAGATCCTGCATTCCAGGAGGTCGGGAGCGAACAGCCCAACATGGGCAAGAACAGATCGGTCTGGTGGTTCAAGGTACGCCTGGACAATCGCCGCCCCCGGGCGCTGGATGGCTACCTGGAAGCCAACTACCCGCTGCTGGACAACATCCGCCTCTACTACCTCACCCCTGATGGCCGGGTGCAGGCGCAGGAAACCGGCGACCACTTCGCCTTCTCGCAACGTCCGGTGAAGGTCCGCAACTTCTGGTTCCCCCTGCGCGTCGAGCCGGGACCGAGCACGGTGATCCTGCGGGTACAAAGCACCAGCACCCTCTTCGTGCCGCTGGTGTTCAGCACCTTCGACGCCAGCGCAGCCGCCCAGGAGAACCTGATGGGGTTCAACGGGGCCTTCTATGGTGTGCTCTTCGCCATGTTCTTCTACAACCTGTTCCTCTATCTGTCGCTGCGCGAGCGAGCCTATCTCTGGTACCTGGCCTACAACCTCAACGTCGGGCTGCTCGCCGCCTGCTTCGACGGCATGCTGTTCAAGCTGCTGCCCGACCATGTAGGGCTGCAGTCGGTGGCGATCTACATCTTCATGTACCTGCACTGCCTCGCGGCCCTGCAGTTCAGCCGCCACTTCCTCCACACCAGCCTGCATTTCCCACGTCTGGACCGCGTGCTGCGCGGCCTGATGCTGGCATCCCTGGTGGCGCTGATCAGCGCCCCGGTGATTGGCCTGCAGAACTGGAACATCCTCGCCAGCCTCACGGTGTCGGGCATTTCCGCCTTCCTCCTGCTCACCGGGCTCTATGTCTGGCGCAAGGGGTTGCGTTACGGCTCCTACTACACCCTGGCCTGGGGCGTGCTGCTGTTCGCCTTCATCCAGACCACCACCGGCTCCCTGGGCATCGAAGTGCTGGGCCTGTTCGGCGCCACCGTGGTGAAGATCGGCGTCACCATCGAGCTGATCACCCTGTCCATCGGCCTGGCCGATCGCATCAACACGCTCAAGGAGGAAGGCTTCCGCTCGCGCCAGGCCGCCGAGCAGGCGCGCTTCGAAAACCAGGCCAAGAGCCGCTTCCTGGCCACGATGAGCCACGAGATCCGCACGCCGCTGAACGGTGTGCTGGGCATGCTGCAACTGCTCAAGGAAACACCCCTGGACCGCAGCCAGCGCTTCTACGTGGACACCATCTCCAGCTCGGGCACCGCGCTGATGGCGGTGATCAACGACATCCTCGACTTCGCCCGCATCGAGTCCGGCAAGCTGGAACTGGAACACATCGAGTTCGACCTGGAAGACCTGGTTTCGGAAACCCTCGGCCTGTTCACTGCCCAGGCCATGGGCAAGCGCCTTGGCCTGCACCTGAGTCTGGATGCCGGGGTGCCGCGGCGCGTCCAGGGTGACCCGACACGGCTCAAGCAGGTGCTGATGAACCTGCTGGGCAATGCCCTCAAGTTCACCGCCGAAGGCCACGTGAGCCTCAACCTCAGCCTGCGCCGCAATTCCGAGGGCAAGCCGCACCTGGTATTCAGCGTCAGCGACAGCGGCATCGGCATCCGTCCGGAGGCCCTGACCCAGCTGTTCGACTCCTTCTCCCAGGGCGACTCCAGCACCACCCGCCGCTACGGCGGCAGCGGCCTGGGCCTGGCCATCAGCAAGGAGCTGGTGGAAATGATGGGTGGACGCATCGAGGTGCAGAGCACGCTCAACCAGGGAACACGCTTCAGCTTCGACATCCCGCTGCAACCGGGCGAATTCCAGACCGACGACCTGAACCAGTTGCTGGGTGGCCGCACCGCCCTGATCGCCTGCCAGGACGCCCTTGGCCTGGATGCCCTTGGCCGCCTGCTCGGCCGCTGGGGCATGCGCTGCGAACGCTGCCAGGACCCAGAGCGGCTGCTGGACCAGCTGGAAGACTTCGCCGTGCCGCCCCTGCTGGTGATCCAGGCCCCCTGGCCGGGCGATCCGGAGCGCTGGGTGGACAAGCTGCGGCCACACCTGGAGCACGGCCAGCGAGTGATGCTGATCTGCCCGCCGGAGTCCTGCCAGAACCTGCCGGCCGGCGCCGGCCTGCGCCTGCGGGCCACGGCCCAGCCACTGACCCTGGCACTGTTGCGCGACACCCTGCAGGAGCTGTATCGCGAACGCCGCCTGGAAGAACGCACCCAGCAGCAGGAAGAGCGGCGCCGGGTGAGCGCCACGCCCTGCATCCTGGTGGCCGAAGACAACCCGGTGAACCAGATGGTGGTCCAGGGCTTCCTCAAGAAGCGTGGCTACCTGGTGCGCACCGTGGCCAACGGCCTGGCGGCGGTGGACGAGTACCAGCGCGACCCGGAAGGCATCCAGCTGATCCTGATGGACTGCGAGATGCCGGAAATGGACGGCTTCGAAGCGACCCGGCAGATCCGCCGGCTGGAGCGCAACCGCAACTGGCCGCCGGTACCCATCGTCGCGCTGACCGCGCATATCCTCGAGGAACATCGCCAGGCCGGCGCCGCCGCCGGCATGGACGACTTCCTCGGCAAACCCCTGGACAGCGCCCTGCTGTTCAGCACCCTGGAACGCTTCATCCAGCGCCAGAGCGTGGACGGATGA
- a CDS encoding osmoprotectant NAGGN system M42 family peptidase, translated as MSQTLPEPDLTYLQRVLLEMLAIPSPTGFTDTIVRYVAERLDEIGIPYELTRRGTIRATVKGMQSSPDRAMSAHLDTIGAIVREIKDNGRLGLAPVGCWSSRFAEGSRVSLFGDNRVLRGSVLPLLASGHAFNTQVDNLPISWDHVELRLDAYSTTRADCETLGVSVGDFVAFDPLPEFTESGHISARHLDDKAGVAALLTALKGIADARLVPPIDCHPLFTITEEIGSGSAAALPWDVSEFVGIDIAPVAPGQLSSEHAVTVAMQDSGGPYDFHLSRHLLRLAEANAIALRRDLFRYYHSDAQSAVTAGHDIRTALLAFGCDATHGYERTHIDSLEALTRLIGAYLMSPPVFATDAVTSQQSLEPFSHQLEHDAQMETETRVPTVESLVGKGDGSP; from the coding sequence ATGAGCCAGACACTTCCCGAACCCGATCTCACCTACCTGCAGAGGGTACTGCTGGAAATGCTCGCCATTCCCAGCCCCACCGGTTTCACCGACACCATCGTGCGCTACGTCGCCGAGCGCCTGGACGAGATCGGCATTCCCTATGAGCTGACCCGGCGCGGCACCATCCGCGCCACGGTCAAAGGCATGCAGAGCAGCCCGGACCGCGCGATGTCGGCGCACCTGGACACCATTGGCGCCATCGTCCGCGAGATCAAGGACAACGGCCGCCTGGGCCTGGCGCCGGTGGGCTGCTGGTCCAGCCGCTTCGCCGAAGGCAGCCGCGTCAGCCTGTTCGGGGACAACCGGGTACTGCGCGGCAGCGTGCTGCCCCTGCTGGCGTCGGGGCACGCCTTCAACACCCAGGTGGACAACCTGCCCATCAGCTGGGACCACGTGGAACTGCGCCTGGACGCCTACAGCACCACCCGCGCCGACTGCGAGACCCTGGGGGTTTCGGTGGGTGACTTCGTCGCCTTCGACCCGCTGCCGGAATTCACCGAGAGCGGCCACATCAGTGCCCGCCACCTGGACGACAAGGCCGGCGTCGCCGCCCTGCTCACCGCCCTCAAGGGCATTGCCGATGCACGCCTGGTACCGCCCATCGACTGTCATCCGTTGTTCACCATCACCGAGGAGATCGGCTCCGGCTCGGCCGCCGCGCTGCCCTGGGACGTCAGCGAGTTCGTCGGCATCGACATCGCTCCGGTCGCCCCCGGCCAGCTCTCCAGCGAGCACGCCGTGACCGTGGCCATGCAGGATTCCGGCGGACCCTATGACTTCCACCTGTCGAGGCACCTGCTGCGCCTGGCCGAAGCCAACGCCATTGCGCTGCGTCGCGACCTTTTCCGCTACTACCATAGCGATGCCCAGTCGGCGGTCACCGCCGGCCACGACATCCGCACCGCCCTGCTGGCCTTCGGTTGCGACGCCACCCACGGCTACGAGCGCACCCACATCGACAGCCTGGAAGCCCTGACCCGCCTGATCGGCGCCTACCTGATGAGCCCGCCGGTATTCGCCACCGACGCGGTCACCAGCCAGCAGTCCCTGGAGCCGTTCAGCCATCAGCTGGAGCATGACGCGCAGATGGAGACCGAGACGCGCGTCCCGACCGTGGAAAGTCTTGTGGGAAAGGGCGACGGCAGCCCTTGA